In Camelus bactrianus isolate YW-2024 breed Bactrian camel chromosome 10, ASM4877302v1, whole genome shotgun sequence, a genomic segment contains:
- the APBB1 gene encoding amyloid beta precursor protein binding family B member 1 isoform X1, which yields MAPLPHPLVRARLRGSGRGPAARALLGGGCCDGEATAEPEPRSLSHLRYLGLGPPLTGSAKAMSVPSPLSQSAINANSHGGPALSLPLPLHAAHNQLLNAKLQATAVGPKDLRSAMGEGGGPEPGPANAKWLKEGQNQLRRAATAHRDQNRNVTLTLAEEAGQEPETAPLGPKGLMHLYSELELSAHNAANRGLRGPGLIISAHEQGPDDGEEKAAGEAEEEEDDEDEEEEEDLSSPPGLPEPLDSTEVPPGPRALADGPREHSKSASLLFGMRNSAASDEDSSWATLSQGSPSYGSPEDADSFWNPNAFETDSDLPAGWMRVQDTSGTYYWHIPTGTTQWEPPGRASPSQGSSPREESQLTWTGFTHGEGFEDGEFWKDEPNEEAPMDLGLKDPEEGTLPFPAQSHSPEPLPQEEEKLSPRNANPGVKCFAVRSLGWVEMTEEELAPGRSSVAVNNCIRQLSYHKNNLHDPMSGGWGEGKDLLLQLEDETLKLVEPHSQALLHAQPIVSIRVWGVGRDSGRDFAYVARDKLTQMLKCHVFRCEAPAKNIATSLHEICSKIMAERRNARCLVNGLSLDHSKLVDVPFQVEFPAPKNELVQKFQVYYLGNVPVAKPVGVDVINGALESVLSSSSREQWTPSHVSVAPATLTILHQQTEAVLGECRVRFLSFLAVGRDVHTFAFIMAAGPASFCCHMFWCEPNAASLSEAVQAACMLRYQKCLDARSQASTSCLPAPPAESVARRVGWTVRRGVQSLWGSLKPKRLGAHSP from the exons atggcgcccctcccccaccccctggtcCGCGCGCGCCTCCGCGGCTCCGGGCGCGGTCCCGCGGCCCGCGCGCTCCTGGGCGGGGGATGTTGTGATGGAGAAGCCACCGCGGAGCCCGAGCCCCGCAGCCTGAGCCACCTCCGCTACCTGGGCCTGGGGCCTCCCCTCACAG gaTCTGCCAAGGCCATGTCTGTTCCATCACCCCTGAGCCAGTCGGCCATTAATGCCAACAGCCACGGAGGCCCCGCCCTGAGCCTGCCCCTGCCCTTGCACGCCGCCCACAACCAGCTGCTCAACGCCAAACTGCAGGCCACGGCCGTGGGACCCAAGGACCTGCGCAGCGCCATGGGGGAGGGTGGCGGGCCCGAGCCAGGCCCTGCCAACGCCAAGTGGCTAAAGGAGGGACAGAACCAGCTCCGGCGGGCTGCCACGGCTCACCGTGACCAGAACCGCAACGTGACCTTGACCCTGGCTGAGGAGGCCGGCCAggagcctgagacagcacccttGGGCCCCAAAGGCCTGATGCACCTGTACTCTGAGCTGGAGCTCTCCGCTCACAACGCGGCCAACAGAGGGCTCCGAGGACCCGGCCTGATCATCAGTGCCCACGAGCAGGGCCCCGATGACGGAGAGGAGAAGGCGGCAGGGGaggccgaggaggaggaggatgatgaagatgaggaggaggaggaggacttgTCTTCTCCCCCAGGGCTGCCGGAGCCCCTGGATAGTACGGAGGTGCCCCCGGGGCCCCGGGCCCTTGCAGACGGCCCCCGGGAGCACAGCAAGAGTGCCAGCCTCCTGTTTGGCATGCGGAACAGTGCGGCCAGTGACGAGGACTCCAGCTGGGCTACCTTatcccagggcagcccctcctATGGCTCCCCGGAGGACGCAG ATTCCTTTTGGAACCCCAACGCTTTCGAGACGGATTCCGACCTGCCGGCCGGATGGATGAGGGTCCAGGACACCTCAGGGACCTACTACTGGCACATCCCAACGGGAACCACCCAGTGGGAGCCCCCGGGCCGGGCCTCCCCGTCACAGGGGAGCAGCCCCCGAGAGGAGTCCCAG CTCACCTGGACGGGCTTCACCCATGGAGAAGGCTTCGAGGATGGAGAATTTTGGAAG gATGAACCTAATGAGGAAGCCCCGATGGATTTAGGACTGAAGGACCCTGAGGAGGGGACATTGCCCTTCCCGGCTCAGAGCCACAG CCCAGAGCCATTGccccaggaggaggagaagctgTCCCCACGGAATGCCAACCCAGGGGTCAAG TGCTTCGCCGTGCGCTCCCTAGGCTGGGTGGAGATGACCGAGGAGGAGCTGGCCCCTGGCCGCAGCAGCGTGGCTGTCAACAACTGCATCCGTCAGCTCTCCTACCACAAAAACAACCTGCACGACCCCAtgtctgggggctggggggag GGGAAGGATCTGCTGCTACAGCTGGAGGACGAGACGCTAAAGCTGGTGGAGCCACACAGTCAGGCGCTGCTGCACGCCCAGCCCATCGTCAGCATTCGCGTGTGGGGCGTCGGGCGGGACAGTGGAAG gGACTTTGCCTACGTAGCTCGCGATAAGCTGACCCAGATGCTCAAGTGCCACGTGTTTCGCTGTGAGGCACCCGCCAAGAACATCGCCACCAGCCTGCATGAGATCTGCTCTAAG ATCATGGCCGAACGGCGCAATGCCCGCTGCTTGGTAAATGGACTCTCCCTGGACCACTCTAAACTTGTGGACGTCCCTTTCCAAG TGGAATTCCCAGCTCCCAAGAATGAGTTGGTACAAAAATTCCAAGTCTACTACCTGGGGAATGTGCCTGTTGCTAAACCTGTTG GGGTAGATGTGATTAATGGGgccctggaatcagtcttgtCCTCCAGTAGCCGTGAGCAGTGGACCCCAAGTCATGTCAGTGTGGCCCCTGCCACCCTCACCATCTTGCACCAGCAG ACAGAGGCAGTGCTGGGGGAGTGCCGGGTGCGCTTCCTGTCCTTCCTGGCCGTGGGCAGAGATGTCCACACGTTTGCATTCATCATGGCTGCCGGCCCAGCCTCCTTCTGCTGCCACATGTTCTGGTGCGAGCCCAATGCTGCCAGCCTCTCAGAGGCCGTGCAGGCTGCATGCATG CTCCGCTACCAGAAGTGTCTGGATGCCCGTTCCCAGgcctccacctcctgcctcccagc
- the APBB1 gene encoding amyloid beta precursor protein binding family B member 1 isoform X2, translating to MSVPSPLSQSAINANSHGGPALSLPLPLHAAHNQLLNAKLQATAVGPKDLRSAMGEGGGPEPGPANAKWLKEGQNQLRRAATAHRDQNRNVTLTLAEEAGQEPETAPLGPKGLMHLYSELELSAHNAANRGLRGPGLIISAHEQGPDDGEEKAAGEAEEEEDDEDEEEEEDLSSPPGLPEPLDSTEVPPGPRALADGPREHSKSASLLFGMRNSAASDEDSSWATLSQGSPSYGSPEDADSFWNPNAFETDSDLPAGWMRVQDTSGTYYWHIPTGTTQWEPPGRASPSQGSSPREESQLTWTGFTHGEGFEDGEFWKDEPNEEAPMDLGLKDPEEGTLPFPAQSHSPEPLPQEEEKLSPRNANPGVKCFAVRSLGWVEMTEEELAPGRSSVAVNNCIRQLSYHKNNLHDPMSGGWGEGKDLLLQLEDETLKLVEPHSQALLHAQPIVSIRVWGVGRDSGRDFAYVARDKLTQMLKCHVFRCEAPAKNIATSLHEICSKIMAERRNARCLVNGLSLDHSKLVDVPFQVEFPAPKNELVQKFQVYYLGNVPVAKPVGVDVINGALESVLSSSSREQWTPSHVSVAPATLTILHQQTEAVLGECRVRFLSFLAVGRDVHTFAFIMAAGPASFCCHMFWCEPNAASLSEAVQAACMLRYQKCLDARSQASTSCLPAPPAESVARRVGWTVRRGVQSLWGSLKPKRLGAHSP from the exons ATGTCTGTTCCATCACCCCTGAGCCAGTCGGCCATTAATGCCAACAGCCACGGAGGCCCCGCCCTGAGCCTGCCCCTGCCCTTGCACGCCGCCCACAACCAGCTGCTCAACGCCAAACTGCAGGCCACGGCCGTGGGACCCAAGGACCTGCGCAGCGCCATGGGGGAGGGTGGCGGGCCCGAGCCAGGCCCTGCCAACGCCAAGTGGCTAAAGGAGGGACAGAACCAGCTCCGGCGGGCTGCCACGGCTCACCGTGACCAGAACCGCAACGTGACCTTGACCCTGGCTGAGGAGGCCGGCCAggagcctgagacagcacccttGGGCCCCAAAGGCCTGATGCACCTGTACTCTGAGCTGGAGCTCTCCGCTCACAACGCGGCCAACAGAGGGCTCCGAGGACCCGGCCTGATCATCAGTGCCCACGAGCAGGGCCCCGATGACGGAGAGGAGAAGGCGGCAGGGGaggccgaggaggaggaggatgatgaagatgaggaggaggaggaggacttgTCTTCTCCCCCAGGGCTGCCGGAGCCCCTGGATAGTACGGAGGTGCCCCCGGGGCCCCGGGCCCTTGCAGACGGCCCCCGGGAGCACAGCAAGAGTGCCAGCCTCCTGTTTGGCATGCGGAACAGTGCGGCCAGTGACGAGGACTCCAGCTGGGCTACCTTatcccagggcagcccctcctATGGCTCCCCGGAGGACGCAG ATTCCTTTTGGAACCCCAACGCTTTCGAGACGGATTCCGACCTGCCGGCCGGATGGATGAGGGTCCAGGACACCTCAGGGACCTACTACTGGCACATCCCAACGGGAACCACCCAGTGGGAGCCCCCGGGCCGGGCCTCCCCGTCACAGGGGAGCAGCCCCCGAGAGGAGTCCCAG CTCACCTGGACGGGCTTCACCCATGGAGAAGGCTTCGAGGATGGAGAATTTTGGAAG gATGAACCTAATGAGGAAGCCCCGATGGATTTAGGACTGAAGGACCCTGAGGAGGGGACATTGCCCTTCCCGGCTCAGAGCCACAG CCCAGAGCCATTGccccaggaggaggagaagctgTCCCCACGGAATGCCAACCCAGGGGTCAAG TGCTTCGCCGTGCGCTCCCTAGGCTGGGTGGAGATGACCGAGGAGGAGCTGGCCCCTGGCCGCAGCAGCGTGGCTGTCAACAACTGCATCCGTCAGCTCTCCTACCACAAAAACAACCTGCACGACCCCAtgtctgggggctggggggag GGGAAGGATCTGCTGCTACAGCTGGAGGACGAGACGCTAAAGCTGGTGGAGCCACACAGTCAGGCGCTGCTGCACGCCCAGCCCATCGTCAGCATTCGCGTGTGGGGCGTCGGGCGGGACAGTGGAAG gGACTTTGCCTACGTAGCTCGCGATAAGCTGACCCAGATGCTCAAGTGCCACGTGTTTCGCTGTGAGGCACCCGCCAAGAACATCGCCACCAGCCTGCATGAGATCTGCTCTAAG ATCATGGCCGAACGGCGCAATGCCCGCTGCTTGGTAAATGGACTCTCCCTGGACCACTCTAAACTTGTGGACGTCCCTTTCCAAG TGGAATTCCCAGCTCCCAAGAATGAGTTGGTACAAAAATTCCAAGTCTACTACCTGGGGAATGTGCCTGTTGCTAAACCTGTTG GGGTAGATGTGATTAATGGGgccctggaatcagtcttgtCCTCCAGTAGCCGTGAGCAGTGGACCCCAAGTCATGTCAGTGTGGCCCCTGCCACCCTCACCATCTTGCACCAGCAG ACAGAGGCAGTGCTGGGGGAGTGCCGGGTGCGCTTCCTGTCCTTCCTGGCCGTGGGCAGAGATGTCCACACGTTTGCATTCATCATGGCTGCCGGCCCAGCCTCCTTCTGCTGCCACATGTTCTGGTGCGAGCCCAATGCTGCCAGCCTCTCAGAGGCCGTGCAGGCTGCATGCATG CTCCGCTACCAGAAGTGTCTGGATGCCCGTTCCCAGgcctccacctcctgcctcccagc